A region from the Thermoanaerobaculia bacterium genome encodes:
- a CDS encoding toxin-antitoxin system HicB family antitoxin translates to MELSDRYSYRVFWSEEDGEHVAVCAELPGLSWLDKKAERALSGVLRAAREAVELLREEGGAVPEPLIDRRYSGTFKVRIPPEIHRRLVLEAEEQNISLNRLVSAKLSAPLERPPGADLREAPARYRAPRHPRA, encoded by the coding sequence ATGGAGCTCTCGGATCGATACTCCTACCGCGTCTTCTGGTCCGAGGAGGACGGCGAGCACGTCGCAGTTTGCGCAGAGCTACCCGGTCTCTCCTGGCTCGACAAGAAGGCGGAGCGGGCCCTCTCGGGGGTATTGCGCGCGGCACGCGAGGCGGTCGAGCTGCTACGCGAGGAGGGTGGGGCGGTGCCCGAACCGCTCATCGACCGGCGCTACAGCGGGACCTTCAAGGTGCGGATTCCCCCCGAGATCCACCGACGCCTGGTGCTCGAGGCCGAGGAGCAGAACATCTCGCTCAACCGGCTGGTCTCGGCGAAATTGAGTGCGCCGCTCGAGCGCCCCCCGGGTGCAGATCTGCGGGAGGCTCCGGCGAGGTATCGCGCCCCGCGTCACCCGCGAGCCTGA